In Mastacembelus armatus chromosome 22, fMasArm1.2, whole genome shotgun sequence, a genomic segment contains:
- the LOC113129555 gene encoding rab9 effector protein with kelch motifs, with product MGCQTFYVLWSLRDAPRQFISKSNRRCFQVHIPLPLPKLLVIFGLGEWKCSDTTISVEVLVSAEVQAQKIGILTSQARCLIWDGDWSSDIVTEAAERGRRGVYGKIVLTVCGEPQGRAGVFSSPPLIQRKRLFPEPHDAADLCSTLNHSAENETINSNVSHLGDSVCYEEIQVNKIDPSESAVGTEAQGWPTHKTPRHTVINKRGHLTWSSEDMDSLSEDIDQASTPKRKRLCTTKSQEEMSEQIKTESREASPSPRWSHTMCLSDPDTAVLIGGETAHQGYCSDSLWKLQIGSDIWFPIKSSVSGPVPPCAQGHSATYDPDSKALFVYGGLREAQRYSDLYILNTLTWKWKLVTAKGNVPNLAFHSAAFYKKELFVFGGVRPSHSSAEKSCSNALYIFNPEFELWYQPIVEGDRPLPRFGHTATLLSQRLIIFGGRKTATYFNDLHILDLGFMEYTSVKCGNMPPVPRGFHAALPVSDNRILVSGGCSAIGALHDIHIFNTDTNMWSSVTCPLLSSKPRAGHSMISLGSSILTDTEKQEQGKNVNVRCTLLVFGGSDCSGTFYNDTLKCTVEIPGDK from the exons ATGGGGTGTCAAACTTTTTATGTCCTTTGGTCCCTGCGCGATGCTCCGCGTCAGTTCATCAG CAAATCGAACCGCAGGTGTTTTCAAGTCCACATCCCGCTGCCTCTTCCTAAGCTGCTGGTCATCTTTGGTCTCGGGGAGTGGAAATGCAGCGACACCACCATCTCAGTCGAGGTTCTGGTCAGTGCAGAGGTGCAGGCCCAGAAAATTGGGATTCTCACATCTCAAGCAAG GTGTCTGATCTGGGACGGTGACTGGAGCAGTGACATCGTcacagaggcagcagagagggGCAGGAGGGGAGTGTATGGCAAGATAGTGCTCACAGTGTGTGGAGAG CCGCAGGGTCGGGCCGGTGTCTTCAGCAGTCCCCCTCTGATCCAAAGAAAACGTCTGTTCCCGGAACCACACGATGCAGCTGATCTCTGTAGCACATTAAACCACAGTGCTGAAAATGAAACG ATCAATTCCAACGTCTCACACCTGGGCGATAGCGTTTGCTATGAAGAGATCCAAGTAAATAAAATTGACCCCAGTGAGTCCGCTGTGGGGACTGAAGCCCAGGGCTGGCCTACG cataaGACACCCAGACATACAGTAATCAATAAGAGAGGCCACCTCACATGGAGCTCTGAGGACATGGACAGTCTGTCTGAAGACATAGACCAGGCTTCAACCCCCAAGAGAAAGAGGCTGTGCACGACAAAAAGCCAAGAAGAAATGTCTGAGCAGATAAAGACTGAGAGCAGAGAAG CGAGTCCATCGCCACGCTGGAGCCATACGATGTGTTTAAGTGACCCTGACACTGCCGTCCTCATCGGAGGGGAAACGGCACATCAGGGCTATTGCAGTGACTCCCTGTGGAAGCTCCAGATAG GCAGTGATATTTGGTTCCCTATAAAATCCTCTGTTTCTGGACCTGTACCACCATGTGCCCAAGGACACTCTGCGACCTATGACCCAGACTCTAAGGCACTCTTTGTTTATGGTGGGCTGAGAGAGGCTCAGCGCTACAGCGACTTGTACATCCTCAATACTCTGACCTGGAAGTGGAAGCTTGTCACT GCAAAAGGGAACGTTCCAAATTTGGCGTTTCACTCTGCAGCCTTTTATAAGAAAGAGCTTTTTGTCTTTGGGGGAGTGCGGCCGAGCCATTCTTCTGCTGAGAAATCCTGCAGTAATGCTCTGTACATTTTCAACCCAGAGTTTGAACTCTGGTACCAGCCCATTGTGGAGGGGGACAGACCTCTGCCAAGGTTTGG GCACACAGCCACACTTCTGTCACAGAGGTTGATAATATTTGGAGGTCGAAAGACTGCAACCTACTTTAATGACCTCCATATTTTAGATCTTG GATTCATGGAGTACACATCTGTCAAGTGTGGGAACATGCCGCCAGTGCCCCGGGG ATTTCATGCAGCACTGCCAGTTTCAGACAACAGGATTTTAGtcagtggaggctgcagtgcAATTGGAGCTTTGCATGACATACATATCTTCAACACTG ATACCAACATGTGGAGTTCAGTGACATGTCCACTGCTTTCCTCTAAGCCTCGGGCAGGACACAGCATGATAAGTTTGGGCTCCTCTATCCTAACAGACACTGAGAAGCAAGAACAGGGTAAAAATGTCAATGTCCGCTGCACTTTGCTGGTGTTCGGAGGGTCCGACTGCTCTGGCACCTTCTATAATGACACACTCAAGTGTACAGTGGAGATTCCTGGTGATAAATGA
- the tmed8 gene encoding protein TMED8, which translates to MERLETTSELQSRLSSLSFSSFPGITTKHCDNTPLDRLQNTDLSQSFTQSRTNMDETKEASGQHPEGNEEAHAEQALGEGDKEDSSAGSCPVSAEMKAQLPPLQPPTTWTSAALKELKAKLQTEKDSVVTVYRGDIMTVHVPTLPEAKKVCWEFATDGYDIGFGIYFDWSPVTSQSITVHISESSDDEDEEEEPEGPVPNGDVEKGSKTQRNSNLAELLPVYRQDSHLSVHGGSHDFPGEGTYLLKFDNSYSLWRNKTLYYKVYYSA; encoded by the exons ATGGAGAGATTGGAGACTACATCAGAGCTCCAGTCACGGCTGTCCTCCCTTTCCTTCTCGTCTTTCCCCGGAATAACAACCAAACACTGCGACAACACGCCGCTTGACAG GCTCCAGAATACAGATCTTTCTCAAAGCTTCACCCAGTCCAGAACTAACATGGATGAAACTAAGGAGGCATCAGGGCAACATCCAGAG GGTAATGAAGAAGCCCACGCTGAGCAGGCCCTGGGGGAAGGAGACAAGGAGGACAGCAGCGCTGGGAGTTGTCCCGTCTCTGCTGAAATGAAAG CCCAGCTGCCGCCCCTACAGCCCCCAACAACATGGACATCTGCTGCACTCAAGGAGCTGAAGGCAAAGCTTCAAACGGAGAAGGATAGTGTGGTGACAGTGTATCGAGGCGACATCATGACGGTTCACGTGCCCACACTCCCTGAGGCCAAAAAAGTGTGCTGGGAGTTTGCCACAGATGGTTATGACATTGGCTTTGGCATATATTTTGACTGGAGCCCTGTCACAAGCCAATCCATCACGGTCCACATCAGTGAGTCaagtgatgatgaagatgaagaggaggagccaGAAG GACCTGTCCCTAATGGGGATGTTGAGAAGGGCTCCAAAACTCAAAGAAATTCAAATCTGGCTGAACTCTTACCTGTATACCGCCAGGACAGTCACTTGTCCGTCCATGGAGGGAGCCACGATTTTCCAGGTGAAGGCACTTACCTGCTGAAATTTGATAACTCCTACTCACTGTGGCGAAATAAAACTCTCTACTACAAGGTGTATTACAGTGCCTGA